The following are from one region of the Nicotiana tomentosiformis chromosome 7, ASM39032v3, whole genome shotgun sequence genome:
- the LOC104114667 gene encoding uncharacterized protein, with the protein MSFWGHDERETSTRRGNFLDLLKWYANKKNDVKKVELENAPKNDIMICPNIQKDIVSSCAKETLKTIVEDLNEDYFGILVDESKDVSHKEQMALILRYVNKEGKVIERFLSIVHVKDTYAKSLKEAIYSLLLEHSLSKFEIRGQGYDGASNMQGEINGLKTLIMNDTPSAYCIHYFAHQLQLTLVAVAKKHYETE; encoded by the coding sequence ATGTCTTTTTGGGGTCACGATGAACGTGAAACTTCTACCAGAAGAGGCAACTTCTTGGATCTCTTAAAGTGGTATGCAAATAAGAAGAATGATGTAAAGAAAGTTGAGTTAGAAAATGCTCCAAAAAATGACATTATGATTTGTCCAAATATACAAAAAGATATTGTGAGTTCTTGTGCGAAAGAAACATTGAAAACAATTGTTGAAGACTTGAACGAGGATTACTTTGGGATATTGGTTGATGAGTCTAAGGATGTCTCTCATAAGGAACAAATGGCGCTTATTTTACGTTATGTCAACAAAGAGGGTAAAGTTATTGAGCGATTCCTTAGCATTGTTCATGTTAAAGATACATATGCAAAGTCATTAAAAGAAGCAATTTATTCTTTGCTTTTGGAACATTCATTGAGTAAATTTGAAATACGGGGACAAGGTTATGATGGAGCTAGTAACATGCAGGGAGaaattaatggtcttaaaactttGATTATGAATGATACTCCTTCAGCATATTGCATACATTATTTTGCTCATCAATTGCAATTGACTCTTGTAGCTGTTGCAAAAAAACATTATGAGACCGAATAA
- the LOC138896251 gene encoding uncharacterized protein, translating into MKLKVLSWNVCGLNDAGKRETLKSLLYKWKADVICLQETKIEDWSNRLALQVWGNRWTVWAELKSCGNNWGEGGIILWDKRQWSCSGIQQGSYTISCMLDDLQENFTWCFTGVYGPHTNSEREVFWSELAAIRGLWSDHWVVGGDFNVCRFESEKYNCIRRSKAMSRFSDIIQDLGIIDLPIQGAF; encoded by the coding sequence ATGAAGTTAAAAGTCTTGAGTTGGAACGTGTGTGGGTTGAATGATGCTGGGAAAAGGGAAACACTAAAGTCCCTTCTTTATAAATGGAAAGCTGATGTAATTTGCCTACAGGAAACTAAAATAGAAGACTGGTCGAATAGGCTGGCACTTCAAGTTTGGGGGAACAGGTGGACAGTTTGGGCAGAATTAAAATCATGTGGTAAcaattggggggaggggggaataaTCTTATGGGACAAGAGACAATGGAGTTGTTCAGGGATTCAACAAGGATCCTACACTATCTCTTGCATGCTAGATGATCTCCAAGAAAATTTTACATGGTGTTTTACGGGGGTTTATGGCCCTCATACAAATTCAGAAAGAGAGGTATTTTGGAGTGAACTAGCTGCTATTAGAGGCCTTTGGAGTGATCACTGGGTTGTAGGAGGGGACTTTAATGTATGCAGATTTGAAAGCGAAAAATACAATTGTATCAGGAGATCAAAAGCAATGTCAAGATTTTCTGATATCATTCAAGACTTAGGCATCATTGATCTTCCTATCCAGGGGGCTTTCTAA
- the LOC138896252 gene encoding uncharacterized protein — translation MTFQNLYQIASRPDSTVSQNRADNSWFPILRRNVQDWELHELLSLLEQLEKCMVNEQLPDKLIWGASTKGIYTVKAGYLHNVSQNEMVDSWPWKLIWKTKLPPKAICHSWTALKEACLTQDNLCKRSIPIVNRCYMCRQDFETNKHLFLHCPVATDIWNTFLSVLGLNWVMPESIKDAYSSWSLWKVGKSIGRIWKMILGCIFWAIWTERNRRCFEGLATPNYSLKANCIVLLYSWSNLSPISSPELFLDFVCSLTLA, via the coding sequence ATGACTTTCCAAAACCTCTATCAAATAGCAAGCAGACCTGATTCAACTGTCTCTCAGAATAGAGCAGACAATTCTTGGTTTCCAATCCTTAGAAGAAATGTGCAAGACTGGGAATTGCATGAATTACTTAGCCTTCTGGAACAATTGGAGAAATGCATGGTCAATGAACAGCTTCCAGATAAACTCATATGGGGAGCAAGTACTAAAGGAATTTACACCGTGAAAGCAGGATACCTACACAATGTTAGCCAAAATGAAATGGTGGACAGTTGGccttggaagctcatctggaaaacAAAATTACCCCCCAAAGCTATATGTCATAGCTGGACTGCATTGAAGGAAGCATGTCTCACTCAAGATAATCTTTGCAAAAGGAGCATTCCCATAGTTAATAGATGCTATATGTGCCGGCAGGATTTTGAAACAAACAAACATCTATTTTTGCATTGTCCAGTTGCTACAGACATCTGGAATACGTTCCTTTCAGTTTTAGGACTCAACTGGGTGATGCCAGAGAGTATTAAAGATGCTTATAGTAGCTGGAGTCTATGGAAAGTTGGTAAATCCATCGGCAGGATCTGGAAAATGATTCTTGGATGCATTTTTTGGGCTATTTGGACAGAAAGGAATAGAAGATGTTTTGAGGGTTTAGCAACTCCAAATTACTCCTTGAAGGCTAATTGTATAGTTTTGTTATATAGCTGGAGTAACCTCTCCCCTATTAGCTCCCCcgaattatttttggattttgtttgCTCCCTAACACTAGCATAG
- the LOC104114665 gene encoding lipid phosphate phosphatase gamma: MSPHPLKAVTLTHVRYQKGDQLGHFLAWVSLVPVFISLGGFVSHFIFRRELQGMFFAIGLLISQFINEIIKKSFQQARPETCALLEVCDSHGWPSSHSQYMFFFAVYFTLLTYRKLGLICRNQLWVVLLLVWPMAVLTLYSRVYLGYHTVAQVFAGATLGAVLGGGWFWIVNNVLKGLFPVIEESAFGRFFYVKDTSHIPNVLKFEYENARAARKHVSYKRAD; encoded by the exons ATGTCTCCACATCCATTGAAAGCAGTAACATTGACTCACGTTAGATACCAAAAGGGAGATCAATTAGGCCATTTCTTAGCATGGGTTTCATTAGTTCCTGTTTTCATCAGCCTTGGCGGTTTTGTTTCTCATTTCATTTTCCGTAGAGAACTTCAGGGCATGTTCTTCGCAATTGGGCTTTTAATTTCCCAATTCATAAACGAAATCATTAAAAAATCATTCCAACAGGCCCGACCCGAAACTTGTGCTCTTCTTGAAGTTTGTGATTCTCATGGCTGGCCTTCTAGCCATTCTCAGTACATGTTCTTTTTCGCTGTGTATTTTACTCTCTTGACTTATAGAAAACTGGGACTTATTTGTAGAAACCAATTATGGGTTGTGCTTCTTTTGGTTTGGCCTATGGCGGTTTTGACTCTGTACTCTAGAGTCTATTTGGGTTATCATACGGTCGCACAG GTATTTGCTGGAGCTACTTTAGGAGCAGTACTTGGTGGGGGTTGGTTTTGGATTGTTAACAATGTGCTCAAGGGTCTTTTCCCTGTTATTGAAGAAAGTGCTTTTGGGAGGTTTTTTTATGTCAAGGACACTTCTCATATCCCTAATGTTTTGAAATTTGAGTATGAGAATGCACGGGCTGCAAGGAAACACGTGTCTTACAAGCGCGCTGATTGA